Proteins encoded within one genomic window of Aspergillus nidulans FGSC A4 chromosome VII:
- a CDS encoding uncharacterized protein (transcript_id=CADANIAT00008144) gives MSFLGGAECSTAGNPLTQFTKHVQDDKSLQRDRLVGRAPGMQEGMRSQGMMGGHDQMMDEFAQQSAQLPGGPQQHMRMEMEQVRQQLEQMHTTPRTGSPGWAAEFDPGEQARMEAAFAGPKGPMMNNGSGFTPAEFARFQQQSTMSVPQSASPVTAGQSPMMGGYQRSMGMGYMGYGGMGMMQPGFGPMGMQHQQPAEASTQDKGKGRMIELDDENWEAQFKEIETADQGKLDDEANAAIEAELNDLDRSVPTTSSTEDLSHFERVWERVQAETATNRKLAEDSEYNIDDNLHMGDMAEWDGFDNLNTRFREPRLGDYSFEQENVFRDIANPFEEGMKIMQEGGNLSLAALAFEAAVQKDPQHVKAWTMLGTAQAQNEKELPAIRALEQALKVDPNNLDALMGLAVSYTNEGYDSTAYRTLERWLSVKYPQIISRDDLSSDADLGFTDRQILHERVTDLFIQAAQLSPSGAQMDPDVQVGLGVLFYCAEEYEKAVDCFTTALASTESGTTNQREQLHLLWNRLGATLANSGRSEEAIEAYEQALNINPNFVRARYNLGVSCINIGCYPEAAQHLLGALSMHRVVEEEGKERAREIVGGNDGRINEAELNRMITANQSTNLYDTLRRVFSQMGRRDLADLVEAGMDVNIFRKEFEF, from the exons ATGTCATTTCTTGGTGGCGCTGAGTGTTCCACCGCGGGAAACCCCCTCACGCAGTTTACGAAACACGTACAAGATGACAAGTCCCTCCAGCGTGACCGGCTTGTCGGGCGTGCCCCTGGAATGCAAGAGGGTATGCGCTCGCAGGGAATGATGGGGGGTCACGACCAG ATGATGGACGAGTTCGCTCAGCAATCAGCTCAACTCCCCGGCGGCCCGCAGCAGCatatgaggatggagatggagcaagTGAGACAGCAACTAGAGCAGATGCACACAACGCCGCGAACGGGTTCGCCGGGGTGGGCTGCGGAGTTTGACCCTGGAGAACAAGCCCGCATGGAGGCTGCCTTTGCCGGGCCAAAGGGTCCCATGATGAACAACGGATCGGGGTTCACTCCGGCCGAGTTTGCCCGctttcagcagcagagcacCATGAGCGTTCCGCAATCGGCTAGCCCAGTTACCGCCGGCCAGTCACCAATGATGGGTGGTTACCAGCGATCTATGGGCATGGGGTATATGGGATACGGAGGGATGGGGatgatgcagcctggattCGGACCCATGGGCAtgcaacaccagcagccgGCTGAGGCTTCAACGCAGGATAAAGGAAAGGGGCGGATGATTGAGCTCGACGATGAGAACTGGGAAGCTCAGTTCAAAGAGATCGAGACGGCAGATCAGGGGAAGCTGGATGACGAGGCCAATGCAGCCATAGAGGCGGAGTTGAATGATCTTGACAGGTCAGTCCCCACCACCAGTAGCACCGAAGACCTCAGTCATTTTGAGCGCGTATGGGAAAGAGTCCAAGCTGAGACGGCAACAAATAGAAAATTGGCGGAGGATTCTGAGTACAATATTGATGATAATCTCCATATGGGTGATATGGCCGAATGGGATGGGTTCGACAATCTGAATACTCGGTTCAGGGAGCCTCGATTGGGTGATTACTCgttcgagcaggagaatgTCTTCCGCGACATCGCTAACCCCTTTGAGGAGGGTATGAAGATTATGCAAGAAGGCGGCAATCTGTCCCTGGCAGCTCTGGCTTTTGAGGCGGCGGTGCAGAAAGACCCTCAGCATGTGAAGGCTTGGACTATGCTGGGTACTGCCCAGGCTCAAAATGAGAAGGAACTCCCTGCTATTCGGGCACTGGAGCAAGCTCTCAAGGTGGATCCGAACAATCTTGACGCCCTCATGGGGCTTGCTGTGTCATACACGAACGAAGGGTACGACTCAACAGCTTACCGTACCCTCGAGCGCTGGCTTTCCGTTAAATATCCTCAGATCATTAGTCGAGATGATCTATCCTCGGACGCCGACCTAGGATTCACTGACCGCCAGATTCTTCATGAACGTGTTACCGATCTTTTCATACAGGCGGCTCAATTGTCGCCGTCGGGAGCGCAAATGGATCCTGATGTTCAGGTTGGTCTGGGCGTCCTCTTCTATTGCGCAGAAGAGTACGAGAAGGCCGTGGACTGCTTTACGACAGCATTGGCGAGCACTGAATCCGGAACCACGAACCAGAGGGAGCAACTTCATCTCCTTTGGAACCGCCTGGGAGCTACGCTCGCCAACTCTGGTCGATCAGAAGAAGCTATTGAGGCCTACGAACAAGCTCTGAACATCAATCCTAACTTTGTCCGAGCGCGCTACAACCTAGGCGTATCGTGTATCAATATTGGTTGTTACCCGGAAGCAGCGCAACATCTTCTGGGAGCCTTGTCCATGCATCGTgtggtcgaggaggaaggaaaggaacgaGCTAGGGAGATTGTAGGCGGCAATGATGGTCGCATCAACGAGGCCGAACTCAACCGCATGATTACTGCAAACCAAAGTACCAACCTTTACGACACGTTGCGACGGGTATTTAGCCAAATGGGTCGACGAGACCTGGCCGATTTGGTGGAAGCGGGAATGGATGTCAATATATTCCGGAAGGAATTTGAGTTTTGA
- a CDS encoding nucleic acid-binding protein (transcript_id=CADANIAT00008145): protein MYTLRRAACRLLASPSPITRSRLTALPHTHLPVVVRRPITQSRRSLGDAKSPLGSKDAPAASTATNSDTTTATATADNALDLSPPVENYAEAVEKDVMKGDLKNELELSSGTTGAATARAVSTKETKQEDGGTCKNLNLKSSDSTRNTSGVPTAPEYEAGAEKVREGRPSGTIIANTAPTGATSGVPRASSNAPGAEKAQTLNQGLAAKLSLSESLTKSTTVDEQDPDLDFDISQIREAAAQEAWAAAEKKQMTHGEKLDMLRRLQYEPKQTVFIGNLFYDVTAEDLKKQMAKYGVVEGVNIIYDSRGISKGYGYVQFSSNAAARRAIDAMHMRIFEGRRVTLYYAQTNITNSFKNKKPTNTLYIGNVPFEMTDRDLNDLVKDLDGLTDVRVTVDRQSGALRGYIHAEFLDIQSAMVAHEKLAQRRPYGRRLKIDYSKTKSAQGGFPVAV, encoded by the exons AT GTACACTCTTCGCCGCGCCGCTTGTCGCCTTCTGGCTTCACCCTCTCCAATAACCCGATCAAGATTGACAGCATTACCCCACACACACTTACCTGTGGTTGTCCGCCGGCCGATAACGCAGAGCAGACGGTCACTGGGGGATGCTAAAAGCCCGCTGGGCTCGAAGGATGCCCCCGCGGCAAGTACAGCAACGAATTCGGATACGACCACGGCAACAGCCACCGCGGATAATGCGCTAGACTTATCACCACCAGTTGAGAATTATGCTGAGGCAGTCGAAAAGGATGTTATGAAAGGGGACCTGAAAAATGAGCTGGAATTAAGTAGTGGTACTACGGGCGCTGCGACAGCCAGAGCCGTTTCGACGAAAGAGACCAAGCAAGAGGATGGAGGAACTTGCAAGAATCTAAACCTCAAAAGTTCAGATTCCACTAGAAATACGAGTGGTGTACCAACAGCGCCCGAGTATGAGGCCGGGGCAGAAAAGGTGCGAGAAGGGCGTCCTTCGGGCACGATTATTGCAAATACGGCACCGACTGGGGCCACAAGTGGCGTTCCACGGGCATCGTCGAATGCGCCGGGGGCGGAGAAAGCGCAGACGCTCAATCAAGGCTTAGCTGCCAAGTTAAGTCTTTCAGAATCATTGACGAAGAGCACAACAGTCGATGAGCAGGACCCCGATCTTGATTTTGATATATCTCAGATCCGCGAGGCAGCCGCTCAAGAAGCGTGGGCGGCCGCTGAAAAGAAACAAATGACCCACGGCGAGAAGTTAGATATGCTGAGGCGATTGCAATACGAACCTAAGCAAACAGTATTCATTGGAAACCTCTTTTACGACGTGACGGCGGAAGACCTTAAAAAGCAGATGGCGAAGTATGGGGTCGTGGAAGGAGTGAATATCATTTACGACAGCCGGGGCATTAGCAAAGG ATACGGCTATGTGCAATTTAGCAGTAACGCGGCGGCAAGACGGGCAATCGATGCAATGCATATGCGAATATTTGAGGGGCGCCGTGTGACCCTGTACTATGCACAAACCAACATAACAAATagcttcaagaacaaaaaaCCCACCAACACACTTTATATTGGCAATGTGCCATTCGAGATGACCGACCGTGACCTCAACGATCTCGTCAAGGATCTAGACGGTCTTACTGATGTACGGGTGACGGTAGACCGCCAGTCAGGGGCGCTCCGTGGTTACATTCATGCTGAGTTTCTAGATATCCAAAGCGCGATGGTTGCGCATGAGAAGCTCGCGCAGAGGAGGCCTTACGGACGACGGCTCAAGATTGATTATAGCAAAACAAAGTCGGCCCAAGGGGGTTTTCCTGTTGCTGTATGA